Genomic segment of Xanthomonas sp. DAR 35659:
CGCCGACTCCGACCCCGCTGACGCTCAAGGCGGCCTGCGCATCGGCCGAGCAGGCAGGGGTTCTGAGCAAGCACAAATGAGCGAGACGCTCCATCCATCCCGGATTTCCGACAGGCGGCGCCGATCGCGGCGCGCGTGCCGGACAACAGTCGTGTGGCAACGCCACGCGAGAACGTGCGGTAGCTTCCGCACATAACCAAGGAGAAGCAAAAATGTTTGCGAAGAAGAACGATAAGGACGCTTCAATCCAGTCGAACAGCCGTGTCCTCGGCCAGTTGCTGTCGCGCGAGGAGACGCAGCGCGTCGGCGGCGGAGCGGGCCCGACCGATATCTGGGCGGACGAGAACAAGTGCACGCCGCAGCGCGATGGCGTAGGCACCACCCCTCGGCCCCAAGGCTGAGATGAAGCAAACCCTGCCCGGCCACGATTCGCTGTAGCCGGGCCAGGGTGCCACTTCCGGTCGCTTCGCGGCCGGAAGTGGCACTTTTACGGCAACTGGCTCATCCAGCACCCAGGACGGCGATGGACACGAAACACCCGCGGCGGATCCTTCTTTCTGCCTTCCTTCTCTTTCAGGCCAGCGCGCTGCCTGCCGCGCCTCCTTCCGATTCGAATACCTACGTGGAGTTCCTGTGGTCGCGCCCATCGTCTGATGCACTCGCGCGCCAGGAAACCCGGGGCTTCCTGCTAGGGAACAGCGACCATCGGGTCTGCGTGGCCGCCATCAATCCGCCGCCAGGCGGCGTCGCATCGTTGCGCATCGACGCAGTGGACGCGGCGGGCAAGCTCGCCTCCCGGCAATACCACGACGACTTCCGCGGAGCCAAGCAGTGCTACCCCGCTGAGCTGGGGACGACTGGCCAGCCGGGAGAATGGACGTTCAACATCTACATCAACCAGGCACTGGCCGCGACCAAGCAAATCGAGGTGGCAAGGAGCCTGGAGACAGCGACGTTCTACGCGCCGTCCTTGACCCCATATGTCCTGGGTCGCCCCAATTACGACGCCACCCTTGACCCGGACAAATTCGTCGGACGCCTGGTGTGGATCATGAGTGTCGACAAGCGCGGCACCGTTACCAGGGTGGACATCGAATCGGCCGAGGGCGTCGGGGCCGTGATGCGGGATCGTGCGATCGCGGCAGGCTACATGTCGTTGTTTCCGCCTGATCCATTGCGCGCCGAGGGCGCAACCTATCGCCGCGAACTGAACTTCGATCGGGACTGAAGGCAACAGGCCGCAACGAACATCGCGCGACGTTGCTTCACTCGGCGTGCGCCTCGCGACGGGCAGCCGCATGTACCGCGCGCCAACGGCCGCGGCAGACGACCTTCGATCCAGGCAAAGATGGTCGCAGACGCAAAAACCAACGGCAATCCGCTAGGCCAGCACTCCCTGCAGCTTGGCGTACTGCAGCAGCATGATCGTCTTGCCGTCGGCGATCTCGCCAGAGCCGATCATCGCCAACGCGGTGTCGAGCGGCAGTTCCAGCACCTCGATCTCCTCGCCTTCGGCGGCGACACCGCCGCCCGTGCCGACCTTGTCGCCATCGAAATACTCGCCAACGAAAAAGTACAATCGCTCAGTGACCGATCCCGGGCTCATGAACGCCTCGAACACCTTGCGCACGTTCTCGATCCGGTAGCCGGTTTCCTCTTCGGTCTCCTTGCGGATGCAGGTCTGCGGATCGTCCCGGTCCAGCAGCCCGGCACAGGCTTCGATCAGCATGCCGTCGGGATTGCCGTTGAGCAGCGTCGGCAGCCGGAACTGCCGGGTCAGCATCACCGTGCCCTTGGCACGGCTGTAGAGCAGGATGGTGGCACCGTTGCCGCGATCGTAGGCTTCGCGCGAAAGGGTTTGCCAACTGCCGTCGTTGCGCTGGAAATCGAAGGTCACCTTGCGCAACACGTACCAGTTGTCGGACAGCACGTCGATCTGGCCGAGGCGAACGCGCGGGTTGCCGGTGACGGATGAATGCAAGCGATGCTCCATGGCGTGGAAGGAACAGCCGTGGCGGCACGCACAGCGAACGCTGCAGGATGCTCACCACGGCGGAGCGAGCATTGTACGTGCGAGCGCCAAAGGGCATTGGACTACCTGGCCACGCGCAACACGCAGCGCAGCGGCGGCTCCCTCTCGGCGCGACGCCGACCACCATTGCACCACCGCGCGAATGCCGCGTCTCGGGGTGCACCAGCCGGACTGGCGGCACGCTGGCATTGGCCCGGCACCGCATAGAGCGGCGCCTCGCCCGCCGGCAGCGCGCCCTGCTCCGCTCGCCCACGTCCAAGTCCACGCCTGCCCCTGCCCCTGCCCCTGCCCCTGCCCCTGCTCCCGCTCCCGCTCCCGCTCCAGCGCAAGCGCAGGCGCAGGCGCAGGTGCAGGTGCCCCGATTGCACGCCTAGCCAACCGCCTTCACAATCGGCGCACATTGAACGCAGGGGGGCGTCATGGAAGACCGTCGTCGTGCCGGCGCAAGCCGCGCGCACCGCAACACACCCGCACCTTTCTGGACCCGCACCCGGGCCATCGCGCTGTATCCGCTGCGCGGCGGCGCGCTGTTCGCGCTGATCGCGCTGTCCCTGTGCCGCCTGCTGGGGATGCTGCCGGGCATCGGCTGGATCCTCGCCATCGTCACCGCCCTGGCAATCTACAAGTACGCCTTCGAGATCCTGCGGCATACCGCCGACGGCTACATGGACGCACCGGAGCGCGGCTTCGACATCGGCGACGGCGTGGTCCTGCGCTTGATGGCGATGATCATCGTGCTCGCCGCACTGGTGGTCGTGGTCGCCGTGCTGGCCGGCAAGCTCGCCGCCGTGCTGCTGGCCCTGGCCCTGGTCCTGCTGCAGCCCGGCATGCTGATTTCGCTGGCCATGGACGGCAGCCTGCGGCGGGCGCTCAATCCGGCGGTGTCGATAAGCCTGGCGCTGCGCATCGGCTGGCCGTATCTGGCCGCGTTCGGCCTGCTGTTCGTGATCCAGGCCAGCGCGACGGGCGCCGCCGAGCGGCTGGAACGCTATCTGCCGCCGGTGCTGAGCGACCTGGCGGTCGGCGTGGTGATGATCTGGGGGCTGTTCGCCACCTTCCATCTGATGGGCTATCTGGTCTACCAGTACCACGAGGCGCTGGGCTACGACCCCGCCAGCATCGACGACGGCCCCCACCGCCACGACCCGGACCAGCGCGTGCTCGACGAGGCCGAGCACCTGGTGCGCGACGGCCATACCACCGACGCGCTGCAACTGCTGCGTGGCGAGGTGCGCACCCGCGCGGTGAGCCTGGCGGTGCACGAGTTGTACCAGCGCCTGTTGCGCGGCAGCGGGCGCGCCGACGACCTGCGCGAGCACACCCGCCAGTACATCAACCGCCTGCTGCAGGAAAAGCAGGAACGGCGAGCGCTGGCGCTGCTGCGCGAAGCGCTCGACAGCGATCCCGACTTCGTCCCGTTGCTGCCCGAGCAGGCGACGATGCTGGCCGAGCGCGCGCAACTGTCCGGACAGTTCAAACTGTCCCTGGACACCCAGCGCGCCGCGCTGCGCGCCTGGCCCAGGGCGGACGAATTCGGCGCGTGGTCGCTCAACGCGGCACTGCTGGCGGCCGAACGCTTCAGCGACGACGCGCAGGCGCGCACGCTGCTGCAGGATGCGCTCGCGCGCTGCGAGGACGAGACCCAGCGCGGCAAGCTGCAAGCGGCGCTGAAGGCGCTGACGATCGCACCGGCATGACGCCGGCCGACGTCGGCGGCATCACGCCCGACGCGGGCGCTCAGGCATTGGCGAGCAGGAAACGCGCCTTCTCCGCTTGCGGCAGATCCGGGTAGCGCTCGATCACCGTCTGCAACAGGCGCTGGCGCTCGGCGGCGGACTGGCGCTCGCCGTGGCCCAGCGCCAGCCGGAACCAGTGCTGCGCCTGCTCGGCGCGCGGCCATGTCGCGGCATCGGCTGCGAGCAGGACTTCGGCGTCGCGCAACAGGCCCTGCGCCAGCCAGCGGTCGAACAGCAGGCTCCGCGTCGCCGCGTCCACGGCGATGCCGCCGGCAACGCAGTCGCCCAGGACCGCCGCCTGCGCCTGCGCTTCCTGCGCGGTGGCCGTCGGCAGGCGCAGCAGCTCGGTCGCGCGCGCCTGCGCCGCGCGCGTATCGCCGGCATTGCGCGCCACCCGATAGCGCGCCTGCGCCACGTCGAAGCGCCGCGGCTGCTCGGCGGCGAGCTGGTCCAGCAATGCGGCGGCCTCGCGGTTCTCCAGCCGCCCCAGATGCCGTTGCGCCCGCTCCCAGCGATCGTCCGCGGCGCCCGCGGGTTGCTCGCGCATGAAGTCCTCGTGGGTCTGCCGGGTGGCCACCAGCACCGCGCCGAGCGAGGCGCCGACCATCAGGCCGCCGGCATGCGCATCGAAGCCGATCCCGGCGTCGCCATTGGCCAGCAGGTTGTACAGCTCCCAGCCCAGCCATGCCGGCAGCAAGGTGATCGCCGGGCCGCGCACGTAGTCGAACACCACCGCGAACCAGTAGAAGAAGCGCACCGGCCGCCGCCCCCAGACCACGCAGAACGCGCCCATCAGCGCGGCGATGGCGCCGGACGCGCCCAGTCCGCCGCCGGCCTCGCCCCAGCGCCACCACAGGCTGACGGCGCTGGCGCCGAAACCGCCGAGCAGATAGACCAGCAGGAACCGCCAGCGCCCGATCGCCCCTTCCAGCAAGGTCCCGAGCACCACCAGGAACAGCATGTTGCCGAACAGATGCAGCGCGTCGCCGTGCAGGAACGTCGCCGACAGCATCCGCGCCGGCGACCATTCGGAGCTGCGCTGCAGATGGCGCAGGGTGAACACACGCTCCAGCAGCGCGTCATAGCGCGCGCGCAGCGGCGCCCAGGCTTGCTGCGCGGCCGGGTCCTCGAACGCCTCGCCGCTGCGCAGCGCGCGTGCGAAGCGCACATCGCTCACGGTGGCCGTGCCGACGAATGCCGCCTGCTGGCCCTCCGGTATCCGTTCGAACCCCGCCAGCGCCTCGCGCTGTCCGCTGCGCTGCAGGTAGTGCGCGTAGGCCGGCACCTCGACGCTGCCGAGGCCGGAATCGAGGTAGTAACGCTGCGCCTGCTGCAACGGCACGGCATCCTGGCGCTGCCAACCGAAATAGATCGCCGCGTTGAGCAACACCAGCAGCAGCGTGACCAGCGGAAAATTCTCCCGCGACAGCGGCTTGTGCAGCGGCAGGATCAACATCGCGCGACGTCCGTGTGGTGGCGGCGCCAGCTTCGGCCATCGCCCGGCGGTGCGCAAGCCGGGCGCACGCGCTAGCATCGCCACCCGTTCCGCCGCACGACACCCCGATGAGCCGCTGGCGCCCCCCTGCCGAGAAGAGCACCGCCCTGATCACCGCCGAAGGCCACGTCCGGCTCAAGGCCGAGCTGGACGACCTGTGGCGCGTGCGCCGCCCGGACGTGGTCAAGGCGCTGGCGGCGGCCGCGGCCGAGGGCGATCGCTCGGAGAACGCCGAGTACACCTACCGCAAGAAGCAGTTGGGCGAGATCGACCGCCGCGTGCGCTATCTCAGCAAGCGCCTGGAAGCGTTGCGCGTGGTCGACACCGCGCCGTCCGATCCGCAGGCCGTGTTCTTCGGCGCGCGGGTCGCGCTGGAGGACGCCGACAGCGGCGAGTTGGTGCGCTATCGCATCGTCGGCCCGGACGAGACCGATGCCGGGCGTGGCTGGATCAGCATCGATTCGCCGCTGGCGCGGGCGCTGTTGAAGAAGCGCGTCGACGACGAGGTCGAGGCGCAGCTGCCCGGCGGCCGCCACAGTTTCGTGGTGGTGTCGGTGGAGTACAGCGGCGGCTGAGCCGCGGCATCGGTGCGGCCGCCGACGGCCCGAGAGGGCGGCGAGCATGGTCGTGTCGGTGGCGTCGGCTGCATGCTGCCGGGCGGTTCCGGCATGACGCATTCCCTGCCAGGCAGCGGTCAAGCGCAGCCGCATCGTCCGCACGACATCGCCGCCCATCGCGCATGCCATGCCCGCACCTGCCGCCAGCCCGTGTTAATCGGCCTTCGCAGTCAACGTGGATAATCGGCGCCTCTCCCTCCCGCAGGAATTCCCCCATGGGCCACTGGACCACACTCGATACCGCGCACGGCCAGGTCACCGCCTGGCATGCCCTGCCCGAAGGCGCCCCGCGCGGCGGCCTGGTGATCATCCAGGAGATCTTCGGCGTCAACGCCTACGTCCGCGAGGTCGCCGACTTCTACGCCACGCAAGGCTACGAAGTGCTCGCCCCGGGCCTGTTCGACCTGGTGGAGAAGGACGTGCAACTGGAGTACGACCAGGACGGCGTGCGCAAGGGCCTGGACCTGGTCGGCGCGCTCGGCTTCGACAAGGCGCTGGACGTGGTGCAGGCCGCGGCGCGGGCGCTGGCGCCGGCCGGCAAGGTCGGCACCCTCGGCTACTGCTGGGGCGGCAGCGTGGCGCTGCTGGCGGCGCTGCGGCTGGGCCTGCCGTCGGTGAGCTATTACGGCGGGCGCAACACCCAGTTTCTCGACGAGACGCCCAAGGCGCCGGTGCTGTTCCACTTCGGCGCGCAGGACAGCAGCATTCCGCCGGAGGCGGTGCAGCAACATCGCGAGAAGCTGCCGCAGATGCAGACCTTCGTGTATCCGGCCGGCCACGGATTCGACCGCCACGTCGATCCGAACCACCACGACGCCGACAGCGCGCAGAGCGCGCGCCAGCGCAGTCTCGCCTTCCTCGCCGAACACCTGCGCTGAGCGCCGCCGATGTCCGAGTTCGTGCTCGATCCGCGGCTGCAGGCCGACAGTGCGTTCGTCGCCGACGGCCCGCTGTCGCAGGTCCGGCTGATGGACGATGCGCGCTTCCCGTGGCTGCTGCTGGTGCCGCGCGTGGCCGGCGCCAGCGAATGGATCGACCTGGACGGCGCGCAGCAGCGCCTATTGCTGGCCGAGATCAACCAGGTCTCGCAACTGCTGCGCGTCGAACCGGGCGTGCAGAAACTCAACCTCGGCGCGTTGGGCAACATCGTGCGGCAGTTGCACGTGCACCTGATCGGCCGCCACGCGGGCGATGCGGCCTGGCCCGGCCCGGTGTGGGGCAGCGGCGCGGCGCAGCGGCTGGACGCCGCCGTCCTGCAGACCCGTGTTGCGGCGTGGCGACAGCGGCTACGATAGGCGCCCTTTCAGCGGAACCCGCGCCTCCATGAAATCCAATGTGATCGCCGCCATCGTGCTGATCGTGATCGGCCTGGTGTTCCTGGCCAACAACCTCGGCTGGACCAATCTCAGCCTGGGCCGGCTGATCGCCACCTGGTGGCCGGCGATCCTGGTGGCGGTCGGCGTCGGCATGCTGTTCGGGCGCGGCAAGTAGGGGGTGCCGGGATTGGGGAGTCGGGATTCGGGATTGGATCCGGCACCCTTCGACTTCCGACCGCTTGAGCCGTGCGATCGGTCTCAAGCGTCGGGTCCGGACCTCGCCCGGGTTGGAGTCGCGCCGCGACCCGCGTTCAACGGCGGGCGTTGACCACCTGGGTGCCGGCGATGAGGTCGTGCAGGCAGCGCTTGTCCTTGCGGAAAATGAACAAGACATTGGCCAGCCCATAGATGCTGCCCAGCACCGGCACGACCGAGATCGCCTGGGTCGGCAGGTAGCGCAGCGCGATCAGGCGCCACAGCGGCGGCTGCGCCCCATCCATATCGACGATACGGATCGACATTATTTTTTTGCCCCAGGTCTGGCCGGTCTTGGCCAGCGGATAGGCCTGCAGCGCCACGAACAGCACGAAGCCCGCCGCTCCATAGCCGAGGGTGGTCAGGAACGGGACCTGCCCGCCGCTGCGCGCCGCGTCCATGACCACACTGAAGTATCCGGTGAACACGAAGATCGGCACCATGAAGACCAGCGCGATCACGCCATCGATCAACGCGGCCGCTAGGCGCTCACCGCGGCCGGCTAGGACATGGTTGCCGTCCACCGCCATCGGCGGCGGCGCCAACGGCGCTTCCGGGGCCTGGTAGGGATTGGGATGGTTCATTGCGCGCTCCTTGTGCTCTTTGGGGGGATCAGGTCTTGGGCAGGGTGACGCCGGTCTGGCCCTGGTACTTGCCGCCGCGGTCCTTGTAGCTGGTCTCGCAGACGTCGTCGGCGTCGGACTGGAAGAACAGCATCTGCGCCACGCCTTCGTTGGCGTAGATGCGCGCGGGCAGCGGCGTGGTGTTGCTGAACTCCAGGGTCACGTGGCCTTCCCACTCCGGCTCCAGCGGGGTCACGTTGACGATGATGCCGCAGCGCGCGTAGGTGCTCTTGCCCAGGCACACCACCAGGGTGTCGCGCGGGATGCGGAAGAACTCCACCGTGCGCGCCAGGGCGAAGCTGTTGGGCGGGATGATGCACTCGTCGGCCTCGATGTCGACGAAGCTCTTCGGGTCGAAGTGCTTGGGGTCGACGATGGTCGAGTTGATGTTGGTGAACACCTTGAACTCGCGCGAGCAGCGCACGTCGTAGCCGTAGCTGGAGGTGCCGTAGCTGACGATGCGCTCGCCGTTGACCTGCTTCACCTGGCCCGGTTCGTAGGGCGCGATCATGCCGTGCTGCTCGGACATGCGGCGGATCCAGCGGTCGCTCTTGATGCTCATGGGTCGTCCTGGTGCCTGTGGCGGCGGGCCGGAACGCCCGCCCGCCGGGAGCGCGACCGACGCCGGGGCGGGCCGCGATGACCGGCGATTCTAGCCGGTCGCGGCGCGTTCGCGCAGTGGCACTCCGCTCAGAGCAGCGCGGAGGAAATCGGGATCGCCGCGCGCGGCCGCTTGCGCAGTTCCTCGGCCAGGCGCTGCGCGGCCGCCAGATAGGCCTGCGCCGCGGCCGAGTCCGGGGCCGCGGCCACGATCGGGGTGCCGGCGTCGCCCTGCTCGCGGATCGCGATCGCCAGCGGCAGCGAGCCCAGCAAGGGCACCCCGTACTGCTGCGCCATGCGCTGGCCGCCACCTTCGCCGAACAGATGCTCGACGTGGCCGCACTGGCCGCAGGTGTGCACGGCCATGTTCTCGACGATGCCCAGCACCGGCACCTCGACCTTCTCGAACATCTTCAGTGCCTTCTTCGCATCCAGCGTGGCGATGTCCTGCGGGGTGGTGACGATCACCGCGCCGGCCACCGGAATCTTCTGCGCCAGGGTCAGCTGGATGTCGCCGGTGCCCGGCGGCAGGTCGATCAGCAGGTAGTCCAGGTCGTCCCACAGTGTATCGGTGAACAACTGGGTCAGCGCCGAGGTCGCCATCGGCCCACGCCAGATCATCGGCGTGTCCTGGTCCACCAGCAGCCCGATCGACATCGCCTCGATGCCGAAGGCGCGCATCGGCTCGATCGACTTGTTGTCGGGGCTGTCCGGGCGGCCGCTCAGGCCGAGCATGGCCGGCACGCTGGGGCCATAGACGTCCGCATCCAGCACCCCGACCCGCGCGCCCTGGCGCTGCAGGGCCAGCGCCAGGTTCACCGCGGTGGTGGACTTGCCCACCCCGCCCTTGCCGGAACCGACGGCGATGACATTGCGGATCCGCGGCAGCGGCGACAGAGTGGGTTGGACGGCGTGGGCGGGGATGCGGGGGCGGTCGGTCATGGGAACTCGTCAACAGGAAGGGGCAACATCCGCGCAAGGCACTGGCGTGTCGCGCGCGGGCACGGCCAGGCAAGTGCACTGCCCGCGTCGGGGGGCCACGACTATACAAGGGCGGCAGCGGCGGCCGAGCCTATCCGCGAGGCGCGGCAGCTGAGTGTGCCGTCGAAATCGGCGATCGCCGCCAGCGACGAGAAGGCGGACGGCACCATTCCGGACGCCGACCTCACCACCGAACCGATCTCGCCATCCCGCTGCATGAGCCGGCGGCGGCGACGGCGACGCGGCCGCTGCCCCATCGCACGCCACGCCGGCTCCGCGGCAAGCCGCGCGCTACCGTGCTGCGCCGCCGTAATCCAGCGCGCGTCCAGCGACGTGCAACCTTGTGCGAGATGAGCTGAAGCAAGGCCGGGATTCGGGATTCGTCAAGGCGACCACCCGCGATCCGGCAGCCGCGCAAACCCCTGCTCCTGCGAATCCCCAATCCCAAATCCCCACTCCCGGCCCCAGCAGGACAAAAGTCACTTCTTGGCGGCCGCGCTCGCGCGTAGAGTGCGCGCGTATCGTGTTCTGATATATTCACAAAACGTTCATTTTGCGCGCCTGCGCAGCGGTTCCGTTCGTTCATCACTTGGGGAATGTTGCATGAAAAGAATTCACTCGGCACGGCATTGGAGCCTCGCCACGGGGGTCGCCGCGTTGTTGGCGAGCATGGCGGCGCAAGCGGCCATCGCGCCGATTCCGATCGAGGACCTGGCGCGCCTGCCGGCGCTGCAGTCGGTCACGATGAGTCCCGACGGCAAGCACATCGTGGGCCTGATCCCGTCGCCGCAGAATCCGGACGAAACGGCGCTGGCCACCTGGGATACCTCGGCCCTGTCCAAGGGACCCACCGTGGTCACCCCGTCCGGCGACAAGATGAAGTTCATTTCCGCGTTCGCGCTGAAGTCGGACAAGATCCTGACGGTCGCGCGCCAGGAATGGACCGGGCGCCTGGGCGGGTGCGGCGAAGGCAATTCCACCGGCGCCACCCGCACCTTCGTCTCCAAGACCTACCTGACCGGCGACGACCAGAAGGACTTCAAGGAAGCGTTCGCCGACAACGCGCGCAAGCTCGGCGTCAGCGCCGATACGCAGTTGTGCCTGGAGCTGAGCGGTACCGCATCGCTGGTGGACATGCTGCCGCTGGATCCGGACCGGGTGATCATCCAGCAGCTGAGCGAGGTCAGCCTGTCGTCCAGCTACTACCTGTACAACCTCAAGACCGGGCAGACCGAACTCCTGTTCCGCGGCGACTCGCGCGCGGTGCCGGCGCTGTTCGACCACCGCACCGGCAAGGTGCTGGCCAAGCAGCAGATCGAAGGGACCGGCGGCGACTACGAACAGCAGGTCCTGCTGCTCGACCCGAAGTCGGGACAGTTCTCCGTGCATGCGCCGCTGACCACCAAGATCAAGTCGCGCAACGTGGTGGACGTGCTGGGCATCGACGATGCGACCGGCAAGTACTACGTCCTGACCGATCAGTTCTCCGACAAGGCGCAGGTGCGTCTGTACGACCCGGCGCAGCGCAAGTACGACGCCGACCCGGTGGTCGCCGATCAGAACTTCTCCATCGCCGGGCTGATCTTCGGCACGCAACCGAGCAACTTCAACAAGGTCGTCGGCTTCACCGTGGACGGGCCCTCGCGCCAGTCCGTGTACGTGGACCCGGCCCTGAAGTCGATCCAGGACAGCCTGAAAAAGGCCTTGCCGGGGCAAAGCATCACGCTGGGCTCCTATACCGACGACCTGTCCAAGGTGTTCTTCACCGCGCAGAGCGCCGACCAGCCGCCCAGCTACCACGTGCTGATCGACAAGAAGACCGTCACCCCGCTGGGAAGCTCCAGGCCGTGGATCGGCAAGGACGGCTTCGCCGTGGAAGAGCGCTGGGTCACCTACACCGCGCGCGACGGACGCAAGATCCCGGCCATCCTCGACCTGCCGGCCGGCTGGAAGCAGGGCGATCCGCCCGGCCCGGCGGTCATCAATCCGCACGGCGGTCCGTGGGCGCGCGACTACATGGGCTGGGACGTGTCCGGCTGGGTGCCGCTGCTGACCTCGCGCGGCTATGCGGTGCTGCGTCCGCAGTACCGCGGCAGCCAGGGCCTGGGGCGCGACCTGTGGGTCGCCGGCGACCGCGAGTGGGGCCAGAAGATGTCCGACGACAACGACGACGGCGCCGCCTGGCTGGTCTCCGAGGGCTATGCGTCCAAGGACCGGATCGCGATCTTCGGCTACTCCTACGGCGGCTTCGCCGCGGCCGCGGCCACCGTGCGCAAGCCATCGCCCTACCAGTGCGCCATCGCCGGCGCGCCGGTCACCAACCTGGGCCGGCTCAGCACCTCCTGGAGCGACAACCGCCTGCAACGCATCCTGCAAGGCTCGACCTTGAAGGGCATGGATCCGATGCAGAACACCGCCAACGCCACGATCCCTGTACTGCTGTTCGTCGGCGACCGCGACGTGCGCACGCCGTCGTTCCACGCCAAGGATTTCTACGAGGCGGTCAAGGGCGTCGTCCCGGCCAAGTTCGCCCTGATCCCGGACCAGCCGCACAGCCTGCCCTGGTACCCGCGCCAACAGCGGCAGACCCTGGCCCTGATCCAGGACTTCCTGAAGAACGACTGCGGCCCTGGCGGCCTGTGAAACCGGTGATCTCCGCCGTTCTCCGGAACAGCGCAGCGTAAGCCTCGCCTCCCAGCGGCACGCTGGGAGTGCCCCTCCCGGCGCATGCCAACGCATGCGCCGGGAGCATGTGCGCCACACGCAAATACGCAATGGCCAGGCGCCGATGAGGCGCTGACGACGCCCTCGGCGACCAGATCCAGCGCCGCACCGACCGCTGACCTCGCCATGAACGCCCCCCCCCTGACAGCCGCGCTCCGGTCTCGCCGATGGGCGCCTGTGCGCAGCGCCTGCCGCCGATGACGGACGGCGCCGCAACAGCACCACGCATGCCGTCGCACGCGACGCGTGCCGGGCCGCTTCCATCGGTGTTCAGACCCTGATCGCGCTTGCACTGTGCCAAGTGCGGCTGCACAACGCATCGCGATGCGAAAAAACCGTATTCACAAAGGCGCCAGTGAGCGAGACACGCCTGATCCAGCAGCAACTGGGGCACGCGCAGACCACCGGTGTTGCACCACCACATCGGCGACCGGGAAGTGCGATTCGCCGGTCACGACACACGCCAGCCGCCTCTCCGACTTCCATAGAGCGTGTACAAGCCATTGAAAATAAAAGCTTTCGAGCGGCACTCTGGATGCAGGCGTACAGCACCAATGTCACGCAGGCATGACGCGAATTTTGTTGTTCAGCGGATGTTGCATACACGGCGCATCAGCAGTACATTCGCTTAACCAGGCTGTAACAACTGCTTCACTTCTATTGAATTCGGGGAGTTAGAAAGGAATGAGCAAGTCCACCAACTACGGATTGCGGCGGCTGCCGCTGGCTATTGCCGTGATCGCCGCGCTGCAAGCGGCGCCCGCTTTTGCACAAGACAGTCTGGCGGGCGACGACGCCCAGTCCGACAACAAGGCCGCCGCCAAGTCCGAGGCGACCAAGACCAAGGAACTGGACGCCATTTCGGTGACCGGCTCGCTGCTCAAGCGCCCCGAGTACGAGACCACCTCGCCGGTCCAGGTGATCTCGATCGACAAGAGCATTTCCGCCGGCAAGTTCGACGTCGCCGACTTCCTGCAGACCTCCGCGGCCGCCGCCAGTTCCACCCAGATCAACAACCAGTTCGGCGGCTTCGTCGTCGAAGGCGGCACCGGCGTGCAGACCGTGTCGCTGCGCGGCCTCGGTTCCAACCGCACGCTGATCCTGCTCGATGGCCAGCGCCCGGGCCCGGCCGGCACGCGCGGCCAGGTCGGCTCGTTCGACCTGAACGTCATCCCCAAGGTCATCCTGCAGCGCATCGAAATCGTCAAGGACGGCTCCTCGTCCATCTACGGCTCCGACGCGGTCGCCGGCGTGGTGAACCTGATCACCCGCAAGAGCATCGACAAGCCGATCATGGACTACTCCATGAGCGTGCCGCAGCACGGCGGCGGCGAGCAGTTCTCGGCCTCGTTCGCGGCCGGCAAGGACTTCAGCAAC
This window contains:
- the nudK gene encoding GDP-mannose pyrophosphatase NudK, with the translated sequence MHSSVTGNPRVRLGQIDVLSDNWYVLRKVTFDFQRNDGSWQTLSREAYDRGNGATILLYSRAKGTVMLTRQFRLPTLLNGNPDGMLIEACAGLLDRDDPQTCIRKETEEETGYRIENVRKVFEAFMSPGSVTERLYFFVGEYFDGDKVGTGGGVAAEGEEIEVLELPLDTALAMIGSGEIADGKTIMLLQYAKLQGVLA
- a CDS encoding rhomboid family intramembrane serine protease, with the protein product MLILPLHKPLSRENFPLVTLLLVLLNAAIYFGWQRQDAVPLQQAQRYYLDSGLGSVEVPAYAHYLQRSGQREALAGFERIPEGQQAAFVGTATVSDVRFARALRSGEAFEDPAAQQAWAPLRARYDALLERVFTLRHLQRSSEWSPARMLSATFLHGDALHLFGNMLFLVVLGTLLEGAIGRWRFLLVYLLGGFGASAVSLWWRWGEAGGGLGASGAIAALMGAFCVVWGRRPVRFFYWFAVVFDYVRGPAITLLPAWLGWELYNLLANGDAGIGFDAHAGGLMVGASLGAVLVATRQTHEDFMREQPAGAADDRWERAQRHLGRLENREAAALLDQLAAEQPRRFDVAQARYRVARNAGDTRAAQARATELLRLPTATAQEAQAQAAVLGDCVAGGIAVDAATRSLLFDRWLAQGLLRDAEVLLAADAATWPRAEQAQHWFRLALGHGERQSAAERQRLLQTVIERYPDLPQAEKARFLLANA
- the greB gene encoding transcription elongation factor GreB, coding for MSRWRPPAEKSTALITAEGHVRLKAELDDLWRVRRPDVVKALAAAAAEGDRSENAEYTYRKKQLGEIDRRVRYLSKRLEALRVVDTAPSDPQAVFFGARVALEDADSGELVRYRIVGPDETDAGRGWISIDSPLARALLKKRVDDEVEAQLPGGRHSFVVVSVEYSGG
- a CDS encoding dienelactone hydrolase family protein gives rise to the protein MGHWTTLDTAHGQVTAWHALPEGAPRGGLVIIQEIFGVNAYVREVADFYATQGYEVLAPGLFDLVEKDVQLEYDQDGVRKGLDLVGALGFDKALDVVQAAARALAPAGKVGTLGYCWGGSVALLAALRLGLPSVSYYGGRNTQFLDETPKAPVLFHFGAQDSSIPPEAVQQHREKLPQMQTFVYPAGHGFDRHVDPNHHDADSAQSARQRSLAFLAEHLR
- a CDS encoding HIT domain-containing protein; its protein translation is MSEFVLDPRLQADSAFVADGPLSQVRLMDDARFPWLLLVPRVAGASEWIDLDGAQQRLLLAEINQVSQLLRVEPGVQKLNLGALGNIVRQLHVHLIGRHAGDAAWPGPVWGSGAAQRLDAAVLQTRVAAWRQRLR
- a CDS encoding LiaI-LiaF-like domain-containing protein, with product MKSNVIAAIVLIVIGLVFLANNLGWTNLSLGRLIATWWPAILVAVGVGMLFGRGK
- a CDS encoding RDD family protein, whose product is MNHPNPYQAPEAPLAPPPMAVDGNHVLAGRGERLAAALIDGVIALVFMVPIFVFTGYFSVVMDAARSGGQVPFLTTLGYGAAGFVLFVALQAYPLAKTGQTWGKKIMSIRIVDMDGAQPPLWRLIALRYLPTQAISVVPVLGSIYGLANVLFIFRKDKRCLHDLIAGTQVVNARR
- the dcd gene encoding dCTP deaminase: MSIKSDRWIRRMSEQHGMIAPYEPGQVKQVNGERIVSYGTSSYGYDVRCSREFKVFTNINSTIVDPKHFDPKSFVDIEADECIIPPNSFALARTVEFFRIPRDTLVVCLGKSTYARCGIIVNVTPLEPEWEGHVTLEFSNTTPLPARIYANEGVAQMLFFQSDADDVCETSYKDRGGKYQGQTGVTLPKT